The Anguilla rostrata isolate EN2019 chromosome 18, ASM1855537v3, whole genome shotgun sequence genome has a window encoding:
- the agpat4 gene encoding 1-acyl-sn-glycerol-3-phosphate acyltransferase delta isoform X1 gives MGLLQLFKSQFLCHLVICYVFVVSGLIINLLQLCTLPLWPIDKQLARRINCRLGYSIASQLVALLEWWSGTECTLYTDPESYPLYGKENAIVVLNHNFEIDFLCGWTFCERFGVLGSSKVLAKKELAYVPLIGWMWYFLEIVFCKRKWEEDRRTVAQSLQNLRDYPENYWFLLHCEGTRFTEEKHQISMQVAESKGLPKLKYHLLPRTKGFCITVQNLRGAVTAVYDSTLNFRNNETPTLLGLLNGKKYHADLYVRRIPLESVPEDEEECAAWLHRLYQEKDQFQEQYSQTGRFPGPIVSPPRRPWTLLNWLFWTCVLLYPLVGLLVQLVSTGSSTTILSTVALCVAASVGVRWMIGQTEIKKGSSYGNKNAPVNNN, from the exons AtgggcctgctgcagctgttcAAGTCCCAGTTCCTCTGTCACCTGGTCATCTGCTACGTGTTCGTGGTCAGCGGGCTCATCATCAACCTGCTGCAGCTCTGCACCCTGCCCCTCTGGCCAATCGACAAGCAGCTGGCCCGCAGGATCAACTGCCGGCTGGGATACTCCATCGCCAGCC AGCTGGTGGCGTTGCTGGAGTGGTGGTCTGGCACAGAATGCACGCTCTACACAGACCCCGAGAGCTACCCGCTCTACGGCAAGGAGAATGCCATCGTCGTGCTCAATCACAACTTCGAGATCGACTTCCTGTGTGGCTGGACTTTCTGTGAAAGATTTGGTGTTCTGGGG agTTCCAAAGTGCTGGCCAAGAAGGAACTGGCATACGTACCTTTGATTGGCTGGATGTGGTACTTCCTGGAGATTGTGTTCTGCAAGAGGAAATGGGAGGAGGACCGTAGGACAGTTGCACAGAGTCTTCAGAATCTTCGGGATTACCCAGAGAACTACTGG TTCCTGCTGCACTGCGAGGGAACACGCTTCACTGAGGAGAAGCATCAGATCAGCATGCAGGTGGCAGAGAGCAAGGGCCTGCCCAAACTGAAGTACCATCTGCTGCCCCGCACCAAGGGCTTCTGCATCACTGTACAGAACCTCCGGGGAGCag TTACCGCTGTGTACGATTCTACGCTTAATTTCAGAAACAACGAAACTCCAACTCTGCTGGGTCTtctgaatgggaaaaaatatcATGCCGATTTGTATGTGAG GAGAATTCCTCTGGAATCTGTTccggaggatgaggaggaatgTGCGGCCTGGCTCCACAGACTCTACCAGGAAAAA GACCAGTTCCAGGAGCAGTACTCCCAGACGGGTCGGTTCCCGGGGCCCATAGTCAGCCCGCCGCGGCGGCCCTGGACGCTGCTGAACTGGCTCTTTTGGACCTGCGTGCTGCTCTACCCGCTGGTGGGCCTCCTGGTGCAGCTGGTCAGCACCGGCTCCTCCACCACCATCCTCAGCACCGTGGCACTGTGTGTGGCAG CCTCTGTGGGCGTGCGCTGGATGATTGGACAGACCGAGATCAAGAAGGGCTCCAGCTATGGGAACAAGAATGCCCCCGTGAACAACAACTGA
- the agpat4 gene encoding 1-acyl-sn-glycerol-3-phosphate acyltransferase delta isoform X2, with amino-acid sequence MGLLQLFKSQFLCHLVICYVFVVSGLIINLLQLCTLPLWPIDKQLARRINCRLGYSIASQLVALLEWWSGTECTLYTDPESYPLYGKENAIVVLNHNFEIDFLCGWTFCERFGVLGSSKVLAKKELAYVPLIGWMWYFLEIVFCKRKWEEDRRTVAQSLQNLRDYPENYWFLLHCEGTRFTEEKHQISMQVAESKGLPKLKYHLLPRTKGFCITVQNLRGAVTAVYDSTLNFRNNETPTLLGLLNGKKYHADLYVRRIPLESVPEDEEECAAWLHRLYQEKDQFQEQYSQTGRFPGPIVSPPRRPWTLLNWLFWTCVLLYPLVGLLVQLVSTGSSTTILSTVALCVAGSRSGT; translated from the exons AtgggcctgctgcagctgttcAAGTCCCAGTTCCTCTGTCACCTGGTCATCTGCTACGTGTTCGTGGTCAGCGGGCTCATCATCAACCTGCTGCAGCTCTGCACCCTGCCCCTCTGGCCAATCGACAAGCAGCTGGCCCGCAGGATCAACTGCCGGCTGGGATACTCCATCGCCAGCC AGCTGGTGGCGTTGCTGGAGTGGTGGTCTGGCACAGAATGCACGCTCTACACAGACCCCGAGAGCTACCCGCTCTACGGCAAGGAGAATGCCATCGTCGTGCTCAATCACAACTTCGAGATCGACTTCCTGTGTGGCTGGACTTTCTGTGAAAGATTTGGTGTTCTGGGG agTTCCAAAGTGCTGGCCAAGAAGGAACTGGCATACGTACCTTTGATTGGCTGGATGTGGTACTTCCTGGAGATTGTGTTCTGCAAGAGGAAATGGGAGGAGGACCGTAGGACAGTTGCACAGAGTCTTCAGAATCTTCGGGATTACCCAGAGAACTACTGG TTCCTGCTGCACTGCGAGGGAACACGCTTCACTGAGGAGAAGCATCAGATCAGCATGCAGGTGGCAGAGAGCAAGGGCCTGCCCAAACTGAAGTACCATCTGCTGCCCCGCACCAAGGGCTTCTGCATCACTGTACAGAACCTCCGGGGAGCag TTACCGCTGTGTACGATTCTACGCTTAATTTCAGAAACAACGAAACTCCAACTCTGCTGGGTCTtctgaatgggaaaaaatatcATGCCGATTTGTATGTGAG GAGAATTCCTCTGGAATCTGTTccggaggatgaggaggaatgTGCGGCCTGGCTCCACAGACTCTACCAGGAAAAA GACCAGTTCCAGGAGCAGTACTCCCAGACGGGTCGGTTCCCGGGGCCCATAGTCAGCCCGCCGCGGCGGCCCTGGACGCTGCTGAACTGGCTCTTTTGGACCTGCGTGCTGCTCTACCCGCTGGTGGGCCTCCTGGTGCAGCTGGTCAGCACCGGCTCCTCCACCACCATCCTCAGCACCGTGGCACTGTGTGTGGCAG GAAGCAGGTCAGGTACTTGa